A region of Chitinophaga horti DNA encodes the following proteins:
- the leuS gene encoding leucine--tRNA ligase: MEYNFRAIEQKWQQRWKDTQAYLVPNNSSKPKCYVLDMFPYPSGAGLHVGHPLGYIASDIYARYKRLKGFNVLHPMGYDAFGLPAEQYALETGQHPAVTTENNIKTFRDQLDNIGFCYDWDREIRTSDPAYYKWTQWLFLQLFESWFNRKLSKAQRISDLVTIFETEGNAQHECPGDRNIRFTADAWKGFSEADQREILMQYRLAFLAHAEVNWCAELGTVLANDEVINGVSERGGYPVVKKKMRQWFLRITEYADRLLEGLEQVAYSEAMKDMQRNWIGKSQGAEINFEIEGLQGEKLVCYTTRPDTIFGVDFLVLAPEHDLVQIITTAEQREAIDEYKNYVQSRSERERMAEVKQVTGAFTGAYALNPFNGRQIPIWISEYVLAGYGTGAIMAVPCGDQRDFNFAKHFDIHITNIVGDAYTGEEANPTKEGKLVNSDFLTGMDMKPAMELVISELEKSGKGKRQINYKMRDAGFSRQRYWGEPFPIVYKNGIPYAVAENELPVELPFVENYKPGAEGEGPLANVRNWVELADGSLRETNTMPGYAGSSWYFLRFMDPHNTQTFADRSVTDYWNQVDLYIGGTEHAVGHLLYSRLWTKVFYDLGYISFDEPYKKLVNQGMITGSSRIVYRIRGTQQFVSAGLKDQHETDELHVDVNIVDGLELDTEAFKKWRADYANAEFILEDGKYICGTLSEKMSKSKYNTVNPNQLVERYGADTFRMYEMFLGPVEQSKPWETKGIEGVHRFLKKLWRLFADEQKGLIVTNDAPTADELKTLHKTIRKIDDDSERLSYNTAVSAFMVCVNELSDLKCHKKAVLEQVLILLTPYAPHIAEELWSLIGNSGSILDATYPVFEEKYVTESAKEYPVSINGKMRTTINISLDVEAEEAGKIALANDIVQKWTEGKDPKKIIFVKGKMINIVV; encoded by the coding sequence ATGGAATACAATTTCAGAGCGATCGAACAGAAATGGCAGCAGCGATGGAAAGACACCCAGGCATACCTGGTACCCAATAATAGTTCCAAACCGAAGTGTTATGTACTGGACATGTTCCCGTACCCTTCCGGCGCCGGACTACACGTTGGCCACCCGCTCGGCTACATCGCTTCCGACATCTACGCCCGTTACAAACGCCTGAAAGGCTTTAACGTGTTGCACCCCATGGGGTACGACGCTTTTGGCCTGCCCGCAGAACAATACGCCCTGGAAACCGGTCAGCACCCGGCCGTAACCACCGAAAATAACATCAAGACCTTTCGCGACCAGCTCGATAACATCGGCTTTTGCTACGATTGGGACCGCGAAATTCGTACCAGTGATCCGGCTTACTATAAATGGACACAATGGTTGTTCCTCCAGTTGTTCGAAAGCTGGTTTAACCGTAAGCTGTCGAAAGCCCAACGCATCAGCGACCTGGTAACGATCTTCGAAACCGAGGGTAACGCGCAGCACGAATGCCCCGGCGACCGCAACATCCGCTTTACGGCCGATGCCTGGAAAGGTTTTTCTGAAGCCGACCAGCGTGAAATACTGATGCAATACCGCCTCGCCTTTCTTGCGCACGCCGAAGTAAACTGGTGTGCCGAACTGGGTACCGTACTTGCCAACGACGAAGTAATCAACGGCGTTAGTGAACGTGGTGGCTATCCCGTAGTGAAGAAAAAAATGCGCCAATGGTTTTTGCGCATCACTGAATATGCAGATCGTTTACTCGAAGGGCTGGAGCAGGTTGCGTACAGCGAGGCGATGAAAGATATGCAGCGCAACTGGATCGGTAAGAGCCAGGGCGCGGAAATCAACTTTGAGATCGAAGGCCTCCAGGGTGAAAAGCTCGTATGCTACACTACCCGTCCCGACACCATTTTTGGAGTAGACTTTTTGGTGCTGGCGCCGGAGCATGACCTCGTGCAGATCATCACCACGGCCGAACAGCGCGAAGCGATCGACGAGTATAAAAACTACGTACAAAGCCGCTCCGAGCGCGAAAGGATGGCGGAAGTGAAGCAGGTTACCGGTGCCTTTACTGGTGCTTATGCACTGAACCCTTTCAATGGCCGGCAGATCCCTATCTGGATATCGGAGTACGTGCTGGCAGGCTACGGCACCGGCGCCATTATGGCCGTTCCGTGTGGCGACCAGCGCGACTTTAACTTTGCCAAACACTTCGACATTCACATCACCAACATCGTTGGCGATGCTTATACCGGCGAGGAAGCGAATCCTACCAAAGAAGGAAAACTCGTGAACAGCGACTTCCTGACCGGCATGGACATGAAACCCGCCATGGAACTGGTGATAAGCGAACTGGAAAAATCCGGTAAAGGTAAACGCCAGATCAATTATAAAATGCGTGACGCAGGGTTTAGCCGTCAGCGTTACTGGGGCGAACCGTTCCCGATCGTCTACAAAAATGGGATTCCTTACGCGGTAGCGGAGAACGAATTACCCGTTGAGCTGCCTTTCGTTGAGAACTACAAACCCGGTGCAGAAGGTGAAGGCCCACTGGCCAACGTACGTAATTGGGTAGAGTTAGCGGATGGAAGTCTGCGCGAGACCAACACCATGCCCGGTTACGCCGGCAGCAGCTGGTACTTCCTGCGCTTCATGGACCCGCACAATACCCAAACTTTTGCAGACCGCAGCGTAACGGATTACTGGAACCAGGTAGACCTGTACATCGGTGGTACCGAACACGCGGTAGGTCACCTGCTGTACTCCCGCCTGTGGACGAAAGTGTTTTACGACCTCGGTTATATCAGCTTCGACGAACCTTATAAAAAACTCGTGAACCAGGGTATGATTACCGGCAGCAGCCGTATCGTATACCGCATTCGCGGCACACAGCAATTCGTATCGGCCGGTTTAAAAGATCAGCATGAAACGGATGAACTGCATGTAGATGTGAACATCGTAGACGGCCTGGAACTCGATACCGAAGCATTCAAAAAATGGCGGGCAGACTATGCCAACGCGGAGTTCATCCTGGAAGATGGTAAATATATTTGCGGTACGCTGTCTGAAAAGATGAGCAAGAGCAAGTACAATACCGTTAACCCGAACCAGCTGGTGGAGCGTTACGGCGCCGATACCTTCCGAATGTACGAGATGTTCCTCGGCCCGGTGGAGCAAAGCAAACCATGGGAGACCAAAGGTATTGAGGGCGTACACCGCTTCCTGAAGAAACTTTGGCGCCTTTTCGCCGACGAGCAAAAGGGCCTCATCGTCACCAACGACGCCCCCACCGCCGACGAGTTGAAGACCTTACACAAAACCATCCGTAAAATCGACGACGACTCCGAGCGATTGAGCTACAATACCGCCGTAAGTGCCTTCATGGTATGTGTGAATGAACTGAGCGACCTGAAATGCCATAAGAAAGCCGTACTGGAACAGGTACTGATCCTGCTTACGCCGTACGCGCCGCACATTGCTGAGGAACTGTGGAGTCTTATCGGGAACAGCGGTTCCATTCTCGATGCAACCTACCCGGTATTCGAAGAGAAGTATGTGACCGAAAGTGCGAAAGAATACCCTGTGTCCATCAACGGTAAAATGCGTACCACCATTAATATTTCGCTGG
- a CDS encoding RecQ family ATP-dependent DNA helicase, protein MGTPVSILQKYWGYDQFRPLQEDIVNSVLEGNDTLALLPTGGGKSICFQVPAMMLEGVCLVVTPLIALMKDQVQQLEKRGIPAMAIYAGMYFKDVEKVMDLARNGKIKFLYISPERLQSPRFQAHCETLDVGLIAVDEAHCISQWGYDFRPAYLKIAEIRNFFPRTPILALTATATLKVREDICEKLEFTNQKIFTKSFVRSNLSYSVFEEEAKVNRIRHILDRVPGSAVVYCRNRRHTKEIAGLLQSHGINADYYHAGLPAADRATKQDDWITGRTRVVVCTNAFGMGIDKPDVRSVIHYDVPDSLEAYYQEAGRAGRDEQKAYGVLLYTQQELTEMKSRIPLQFPQLEEIREVYQGVVNYLQVPIGSAENVYFDFDINDFARKFALNITMAYSAMRILEHEGVVQLSESVYLPSRVEFITNKETLWEYERHGSSLEPLIKALLRTYQGIFDHPVPVFEKQLMRILRTDEDTITDWLQRLHRQGIIRYQQRKDEPQLCFLQERVPVQYLRVDMLRIAERRRIYEAKIDSVTRYATNTDICRTQSLVTYFGEAGGEPCGVCDVCLRKKTGGLTAPKFDQLAPLVLAQLEQPLTFNLLADALPGVKEDLLLDVLEFMLAEEMIVRDKDGMIRRK, encoded by the coding sequence TTGGGTACACCGGTTTCCATATTACAAAAGTATTGGGGGTACGATCAGTTTCGTCCCCTGCAGGAAGATATCGTTAACTCCGTATTGGAGGGCAACGATACGCTCGCCTTGCTGCCCACCGGCGGCGGTAAGTCCATCTGTTTCCAGGTGCCGGCCATGATGCTGGAAGGGGTTTGCCTGGTGGTAACGCCGCTCATCGCGCTCATGAAAGACCAGGTGCAGCAGCTCGAGAAGCGCGGCATCCCGGCCATGGCGATCTACGCCGGTATGTACTTCAAGGATGTGGAAAAGGTGATGGACCTGGCCCGTAACGGCAAGATCAAGTTCCTCTACATATCACCCGAACGCCTGCAAAGTCCGCGCTTCCAGGCGCACTGCGAAACGCTGGACGTGGGGCTGATCGCGGTGGACGAGGCGCACTGTATTTCCCAATGGGGCTACGACTTCAGGCCGGCATATCTTAAAATAGCGGAGATACGCAACTTCTTCCCCCGAACGCCGATATTGGCCCTCACGGCTACGGCTACCCTAAAGGTGCGGGAGGATATTTGTGAGAAACTCGAGTTCACCAATCAAAAGATATTCACCAAAAGCTTCGTCCGCAGTAACCTTTCTTACAGTGTATTCGAGGAAGAAGCCAAGGTAAATCGCATCCGCCACATCCTGGACAGGGTGCCCGGCAGCGCTGTCGTGTACTGCCGCAATCGCCGCCATACCAAGGAAATCGCCGGCTTGTTGCAATCACACGGCATCAACGCCGACTACTATCACGCAGGTTTGCCTGCCGCCGACCGTGCCACTAAACAAGACGATTGGATTACCGGCCGCACCCGTGTAGTCGTATGCACCAACGCTTTCGGCATGGGCATCGACAAACCGGATGTTCGCTCTGTGATCCACTACGACGTGCCCGACAGCCTGGAGGCTTACTACCAGGAAGCTGGCCGCGCCGGCCGCGATGAGCAAAAGGCATATGGCGTTTTACTATACACCCAACAGGAACTCACCGAAATGAAATCCCGCATCCCGCTCCAGTTCCCGCAGCTGGAAGAGATCCGCGAGGTGTACCAGGGCGTGGTGAACTACCTGCAGGTGCCCATCGGCAGCGCCGAAAACGTCTACTTCGACTTCGATATCAATGACTTCGCCCGCAAGTTTGCCCTCAATATCACGATGGCTTACAGCGCCATGCGTATTCTCGAACACGAAGGCGTAGTGCAGCTCAGTGAAAGTGTGTACCTGCCGTCGCGGGTGGAGTTCATCACCAATAAAGAGACCCTCTGGGAATACGAGCGTCATGGCTCCTCGCTGGAACCGCTGATCAAAGCATTGCTACGTACCTACCAGGGCATCTTCGATCACCCGGTGCCTGTCTTCGAAAAACAACTGATGCGCATCCTGCGCACCGATGAAGATACCATCACCGACTGGCTGCAACGCCTGCATCGGCAGGGCATCATCCGTTACCAGCAACGTAAGGACGAGCCGCAGCTCTGCTTCCTGCAGGAACGTGTGCCCGTACAATACCTGCGTGTAGATATGCTGCGCATCGCCGAACGCCGCCGCATCTACGAAGCCAAGATCGACTCCGTTACCCGCTACGCCACTAACACAGATATCTGCCGCACACAATCCCTGGTCACCTATTTCGGCGAAGCCGGCGGGGAGCCCTGCGGCGTTTGTGATGTATGCCTGCGTAAAAAGACAGGCGGCCTCACCGCACCGAAGTTCGATCAGCTGGCACCACTGGTACTGGCGCAACTGGAACAACCGCTTACGTTTAATCTATTGGCAGATGCGCTGCCCGGGGTTAAAGAGGATTTGTTACTGGACGTGCTGGAGTTTATGCTGGCGGAGGAGATGATCGTGCGGGATAAGGATGGGATGATCCGGAGGAAGTAA
- a CDS encoding DUF3098 domain-containing protein, which yields MAKEAAKTTTTTSATPVQESRGLFGKENYTYMLAGVVLIIIGFLLMMGGGSKDGSFDASEVYSFRRITLAPIVILLGLAVEVYAIMRKPKA from the coding sequence ATGGCTAAAGAAGCTGCAAAAACAACCACTACCACATCCGCCACACCTGTACAGGAGTCCAGGGGACTGTTCGGTAAAGAAAACTATACTTACATGCTGGCAGGCGTTGTGCTGATCATTATCGGCTTTTTGCTGATGATGGGCGGTGGCAGCAAAGACGGTTCTTTCGACGCGAGCGAAGTATACAGCTTCCGTCGTATTACCCTGGCACCGATCGTTATCCTGCTCGGACTGGCGGTAGAAGTATACGCCATCATGCGTAAGCCCAAAGCATAA
- a CDS encoding cell division protein FtsX → MAQPGKSSAKKSKPSYIYSIIGVALVLLMLGVLGLIMINATKLSVYFKESIVLNVILRDDVPEKQALALRDTLASKPFVKNIKFISKEQAAEEFKKEFEDFTALLGYNPLYASIEISPNAAYVNNDSLKVIEQSLISQNNVREIHYQRALVQQLNENVRKIGLVLLVISIVLAVVVLVLIDNTIRLAMFSNRFLIKTMQMVGATRGFIAKPFDIRSIINGAVSALLAIAGLVAIIYFIESQVPELKAMRDYFMFAVLFVGLIILGIGISFLSTHRSVMKYLKLRLDDLY, encoded by the coding sequence ATGGCTCAACCCGGAAAATCGTCAGCAAAGAAATCGAAGCCTTCCTACATTTATTCAATTATCGGCGTTGCGCTGGTATTGCTCATGTTGGGCGTTCTTGGCCTTATCATGATCAACGCGACCAAACTGAGCGTGTACTTTAAGGAAAGCATCGTGCTGAACGTAATTCTGCGGGATGATGTGCCGGAAAAACAGGCCCTCGCCCTGCGCGATACCCTGGCCTCCAAACCTTTCGTTAAAAATATCAAGTTTATTTCCAAAGAGCAGGCGGCAGAAGAGTTTAAGAAGGAGTTCGAGGACTTTACCGCGCTGCTGGGCTACAACCCGCTGTATGCGAGCATCGAGATCAGCCCGAACGCTGCCTATGTGAATAACGACAGTCTTAAAGTGATCGAGCAGTCGCTCATCTCGCAGAACAATGTGCGGGAAATTCACTACCAGCGCGCCCTGGTGCAGCAATTAAATGAAAACGTACGTAAAATAGGCCTGGTGTTACTGGTCATCAGCATTGTGCTGGCGGTAGTAGTACTGGTACTTATCGATAATACTATCCGCCTGGCGATGTTCAGCAATCGCTTCCTCATCAAAACCATGCAGATGGTGGGTGCTACCCGCGGCTTTATTGCCAAACCTTTCGATATCCGCAGCATTATCAATGGCGCTGTAAGTGCCCTGCTGGCCATTGCCGGACTGGTAGCGATCATTTATTTTATCGAAAGCCAGGTGCCCGAACTGAAGGCAATGCGCGATTACTTCATGTTCGCTGTGTTGTTCGTGGGACTCATCATCCTGGGTATCGGCATTTCATTCCTCAGTACGCACCGTTCGGTGATGAAGTACCTGAAACTGCGCCTCGACGATCTTTATTAA
- a CDS encoding trimeric intracellular cation channel family protein, which yields MMTYWIDITGTFMFAMSGALAAWDKKMYHDLFGVFFTGFITAIGGGTLRDVTLGVHPIAWVKDAYYILAISAAVLLTILFRKQLQQFRRSLFLFDTIGIGFYTILGVEKSLRFGVNPLAAVILGMMSAIFGGVIRDMMVNEIPLIFSRQIYATACLAGGILFVVLRHLGIAENVNEIVSIIAVISIRLASLKNGWSLPLLRRNN from the coding sequence ATGATGACCTATTGGATCGATATCACCGGCACTTTTATGTTCGCAATGTCCGGCGCACTGGCCGCCTGGGACAAAAAAATGTACCACGACCTGTTCGGGGTTTTCTTCACCGGCTTTATCACTGCCATTGGCGGGGGAACCCTGCGCGATGTTACACTCGGCGTGCATCCCATCGCATGGGTAAAAGATGCCTACTACATCCTGGCTATTTCCGCTGCGGTGCTGCTCACCATCCTGTTCCGTAAACAACTGCAACAGTTCCGCCGCTCACTGTTCCTGTTCGATACGATCGGTATCGGTTTTTATACGATACTTGGGGTAGAAAAGTCGCTGCGGTTCGGCGTAAACCCGCTGGCTGCCGTTATCCTGGGTATGATGTCGGCCATCTTCGGCGGTGTGATTCGTGATATGATGGTGAACGAGATCCCGCTCATCTTTTCCCGGCAGATCTACGCTACCGCCTGCCTGGCAGGCGGCATCCTGTTCGTGGTGCTTCGTCATTTGGGTATCGCGGAGAATGTAAACGAGATTGTAAGTATCATTGCCGTGATCTCCATTCGTCTCGCCTCGCTTAAAAACGGATGGTCGCTGCCGTTACTGCGCAGAAATAACTGA
- the tsaE gene encoding tRNA (adenosine(37)-N6)-threonylcarbamoyltransferase complex ATPase subunit type 1 TsaE, with protein sequence MEMTFTFDELPAAASRFWAQFPQQRVFVLHGQMGAGKTTFVKALCAAKGVEDATASPTFSIINEYQYHDADGKARSIYHLDLYRLKSGQEAVEAGVEDTLYQEDATCFVEWPEIVEELLPEGTIHLQLEVLPDQKRRLTARASV encoded by the coding sequence ATGGAAATGACCTTTACGTTCGACGAACTGCCCGCAGCGGCCAGCCGCTTTTGGGCCCAATTCCCACAGCAACGGGTGTTCGTACTCCACGGCCAGATGGGCGCCGGCAAAACCACCTTCGTAAAAGCCCTGTGTGCGGCCAAAGGCGTGGAAGATGCGACGGCCAGCCCCACCTTCTCCATCATCAACGAATACCAGTACCATGATGCCGATGGCAAAGCCAGGTCGATCTACCACCTGGACCTGTACCGCCTGAAGAGCGGCCAGGAGGCCGTAGAGGCTGGCGTGGAAGATACGTTGTACCAGGAAGACGCAACCTGCTTTGTAGAGTGGCCGGAGATCGTGGAAGAGCTTTTGCCGGAAGGCACCATACACCTGCAACTGGAAGTGCTGCCCGACCAAAAAAGGCGGCTGACAGCGCGCGCAAGCGTGTAA
- a CDS encoding Gfo/Idh/MocA family oxidoreductase, giving the protein MHVPIKTGLCSYGHSGYVFHAPFIHLHPGFEFTAIVERSKRLAQQRFPDVKVYSSVAEMIEDKSLQLIVVNTPNSTHYEYSKAALMAGKHVIVEKPFTVNTAEGEELIKLAKEKNLMIIVYQNRRYDSDFKIIRRVVEEGLVGDVLEAEFHYDRFKEELSYKKHKEVAQSGTGVLYDLGSHLIDQALQLFGVPKAVFGDVRIIRKDSVVDDYFELILYYDNLRVRLKSSYLVREALPAYILHGRRGSFIKSKSDIQEALLLKGLLPEGADWGAEAPHEWGLLHSEIDGEVVKKYLPSTNGNYMDFYNGVYAALAEGKPNPVTPEQGLDVIRVIEAGFKSSAEGVVVKL; this is encoded by the coding sequence ATGCACGTACCCATTAAGACCGGCTTGTGTTCCTATGGTCACAGCGGTTATGTATTCCACGCACCATTTATTCACCTGCACCCGGGCTTTGAGTTTACTGCCATCGTAGAGCGCAGCAAACGCCTGGCGCAGCAACGCTTTCCGGATGTGAAAGTGTATAGCAGCGTGGCCGAAATGATCGAAGATAAAAGCCTGCAACTGATCGTGGTAAACACCCCGAACAGCACGCACTATGAATATAGCAAAGCCGCCCTGATGGCCGGCAAACACGTGATCGTGGAAAAACCTTTCACGGTAAATACCGCCGAAGGTGAAGAGCTGATCAAACTGGCAAAGGAAAAAAACCTTATGATCATTGTATACCAGAACCGCCGTTACGACAGTGACTTCAAGATCATCCGCCGCGTGGTGGAAGAAGGACTGGTAGGCGATGTACTGGAAGCTGAGTTTCACTACGACCGCTTTAAGGAAGAACTGAGTTACAAGAAACATAAAGAAGTAGCGCAATCCGGCACCGGCGTACTTTACGACCTGGGCTCGCACCTGATCGACCAGGCCCTGCAGCTGTTCGGCGTTCCTAAAGCTGTATTCGGCGATGTGCGCATCATCCGTAAAGACTCGGTGGTAGATGATTATTTCGAATTGATCCTTTATTACGACAACCTGCGCGTACGCCTGAAGAGCAGCTACCTGGTACGGGAAGCCTTACCAGCGTATATCCTGCATGGCCGTCGGGGTTCCTTCATCAAATCGAAATCCGACATACAGGAAGCCTTACTGCTGAAAGGTTTGCTGCCCGAGGGCGCAGACTGGGGTGCCGAAGCGCCGCATGAGTGGGGCTTGCTGCACAGTGAAATAGATGGTGAAGTGGTGAAGAAATACCTGCCGTCCACCAACGGTAACTATATGGACTTTTACAATGGCGTGTACGCCGCACTCGCAGAAGGCAAACCTAACCCGGTAACGCCGGAACAGGGGCTCGATGTAATCCGTGTGATAGAAGCCGGGTTTAAGAGCAGTGCTGAAGGTGTGGTGGTGAAATTATAA
- a CDS encoding undecaprenyl-diphosphate phosphatase, giving the protein MSILEAVIIAIVEGLTEFIPVSSTGHMIIASAIMGINKDEFTKLFEVCIQLGAILAVVVLYWKKFFDFTRLQFYIRLIFAVLPALILGYLLGDYIDAALENPMVVAIMLVLGGIVLLFVDKWFNKPEIDSEEKISYFQAIRIGLFQCLALLPGVSRSAATIIGGMQQKMTRSAAAEFSFFLAVPTMAAATGYKILKHHELLTSNPDNWKLLAIGNVVAFIVAMLAIKFFIGALKKYGFKMWGYYRIVVGLIIIGVLAAGYTLEV; this is encoded by the coding sequence ATGAGTATTTTAGAAGCGGTTATTATCGCCATTGTAGAGGGGCTCACCGAGTTTATCCCCGTTTCCTCCACCGGCCACATGATCATTGCCAGCGCCATCATGGGCATTAATAAAGATGAATTTACCAAACTGTTCGAAGTGTGCATCCAACTGGGTGCCATCCTGGCCGTAGTGGTGTTGTACTGGAAAAAGTTCTTCGACTTTACCCGCCTGCAGTTTTATATCAGACTTATATTCGCCGTACTACCCGCCCTCATCCTGGGCTATTTACTGGGCGACTACATCGATGCCGCCCTCGAAAATCCTATGGTGGTAGCCATTATGCTCGTACTGGGAGGTATCGTCCTCTTATTTGTAGATAAATGGTTCAATAAGCCAGAAATCGATTCTGAGGAAAAGATCAGCTACTTCCAGGCCATCCGCATCGGCCTGTTCCAGTGCCTGGCCTTATTACCGGGCGTTAGCCGCAGCGCCGCCACCATTATTGGCGGTATGCAACAAAAGATGACCCGCAGCGCTGCTGCCGAGTTTTCGTTCTTCCTGGCCGTGCCGACCATGGCCGCTGCCACCGGGTACAAAATCTTAAAACACCACGAACTGCTCACCTCCAATCCCGATAACTGGAAATTGCTGGCCATCGGTAACGTGGTCGCCTTCATCGTAGCCATGCTGGCGATCAAGTTCTTCATCGGTGCCCTCAAAAAGTACGGCTTCAAAATGTGGGGTTACTACCGCATTGTAGTCGGCCTGATTATCATCGGGGTACTCGCAGCGGGGTATACGCTCGAAGTGTAG
- a CDS encoding alanine dehydrogenase, with protein MEQRQKPVVSAGFTYSPLEETLDVRQKNPRLYIGIPKETSFQENRIALTPDAVSILCNNGHHIVVEHKAGDGSHYYDTDYSEAGAEIVYDKKEVFKAEIIVKSAPLNDEEIELLRPHQIVISPIHLALLKAAQVEKMMEKRITLLSYENLKDDAGTYPIVRAMSEIAGGAVMLIAGQYLSTSNRGKGILLGGVTGIPPTKVVIIGAGIVGEFAARTAMALGSSVKVFDNNIYKLKRLQNNIGVRVFTSVIQPKTLAEQLKTADVAVGALSSQSGRTPIVVTEAMVSNMKAGSVIVDVSIDRGGCFETSEVTSHENPVFKKYDVLHYCVPNIPSGFAGTASQAISNVLMPLLLDAADDGGFENLVWIKRGVRNGIYLYKGALTNYHLSEKFKLKYTDLELLLAVKG; from the coding sequence ATGGAGCAAAGGCAAAAACCTGTTGTGAGTGCTGGCTTTACATATTCCCCTCTGGAAGAAACACTTGACGTGCGGCAGAAAAATCCGCGGCTTTACATCGGGATCCCGAAAGAGACCTCCTTCCAGGAGAACAGGATCGCATTGACGCCAGACGCGGTGAGCATCCTTTGTAATAACGGCCACCACATTGTGGTGGAACACAAAGCCGGCGACGGTTCCCATTATTACGACACGGATTACTCAGAGGCCGGCGCCGAGATCGTTTACGATAAAAAAGAGGTGTTTAAAGCCGAGATCATCGTTAAATCAGCTCCCCTAAACGACGAGGAAATTGAACTGCTACGTCCCCATCAGATCGTGATCTCCCCTATTCACCTCGCGTTGCTGAAGGCAGCCCAGGTAGAAAAGATGATGGAGAAACGTATTACCCTGCTTTCTTACGAAAACCTAAAAGACGATGCGGGCACTTACCCGATCGTGCGGGCGATGAGTGAGATAGCCGGAGGAGCCGTGATGCTCATTGCCGGGCAGTACCTCAGTACGAGCAACCGGGGCAAGGGCATCCTGCTGGGTGGTGTAACCGGCATCCCTCCTACCAAGGTGGTAATCATCGGGGCAGGCATTGTGGGTGAATTTGCCGCCCGTACCGCCATGGCGCTTGGCTCGTCCGTAAAAGTATTTGACAATAACATTTACAAGCTGAAAAGGCTGCAAAATAACATCGGTGTGCGGGTATTTACTTCGGTGATACAACCCAAAACGCTGGCGGAACAACTGAAGACTGCCGACGTGGCCGTAGGCGCCCTCTCCTCCCAGAGCGGCCGCACCCCCATCGTGGTAACCGAAGCCATGGTAAGCAACATGAAAGCCGGCTCGGTGATCGTTGACGTAAGCATAGACCGTGGCGGCTGCTTCGAAACCTCGGAGGTAACCAGCCACGAGAACCCGGTGTTTAAGAAGTACGACGTTCTGCACTATTGCGTGCCGAACATCCCCTCCGGTTTTGCCGGCACAGCCTCACAGGCCATCAGCAACGTACTGATGCCCCTGCTGCTGGACGCTGCCGACGATGGCGGCTTCGAGAATCTTGTATGGATCAAACGCGGTGTGCGTAACGGTATTTACCTGTACAAAGGCGCACTTACCAACTACCACCTGAGCGAAAAATTCAAATTGAAGTACACCGACCTGGAACTGCTGCTGGCAGTGAAGGGGTAA